A window from Nasonia vitripennis strain AsymCx chromosome 5 unlocalized genomic scaffold, Nvit_psr_1.1 chr5_random0002, whole genome shotgun sequence encodes these proteins:
- the LOC107981769 gene encoding uncharacterized protein LOC107981769: MKRYKKNIDVGDEAITKRTAERYKAVINENLNFEEVSSHHSSDDGNVLENLVTNQDILCAENSNKVTNRTSTESNELDLTNHLRSLLLEDENECLQQSCNIPKNLEEMIQNVDFFQYITCPIKVKKGELFLMILKFCVVNKLSFLGMTNLFKLFNVIFESPVMPESRYSVDKLLNPKEFAEFHAVCHNCSAYIGKYGEITSVKQCNICQAELDLDNPSNTSYFVIIDPSTQIRDLIHFYENHYDYVVNTRVSKPEYIEDVYDGKEYRSFVNSLLPEDKHSYVSAVFNTDGAPKFKSSQYSIWPLYLMLNELPKQDRINKLITCGLWFNKKKPDMSVFLSTFVDVINKLTSEGISCNVKNENKVLKLHVLTCCVDSVARAPVQGIKQFNGKYGCSWCLHPGEWAEGSMRYPLLTYYVNDRDHEKTVNDMLHATPDNPINGIKYPSPLINFPKFNIILGFTVDYLHCCLEGVASQFTEYHLQSMSKDDIEELDEKINKITAPHQISRLSRPISIRKDWKAREWENYVLFYSVPL; the protein is encoded by the exons GGAGATGAAGCAATTACAAAAAGAACAGCTGAAAGATACAAAGCTGTCATTAATGAAAACTTAAATTTTGAGGAG GTATCAAGTCATCATAGCTCAGACGATGGAAATGTGTTGGAAAATCTTGTCACAAATCAAGATATTTTATGTGCAGAAAACAGTAATAAAGTTACG aatcGCACTTCGACAGAATCAAATGAACTAGATTTAACCAATCACCTTCGCAGCTTATTACTAGAAGATGAGAACGAATGCCTTCAACAATCATGCAATATCCCTAAAAATTTGGAAGAAATGATTCAAAatgtagatttttttcaatatattacGTGTCCTATTAAGGTTAAAAAAggcgaattatttttaatgatacTTAAATTTTGTGTTGTGAATAAGTTATCATTCTTAGGCATGACTAATCTTTTCAAGTTGTTTAATGTTATTTTTGAATCGCCAGTCATGCCTGAATCGCGATATTCTGTAGATAAATTGTTAAATCCAAAAGAATTTGCCGAATTTCATGCCGTATGCCACAATTGTTCAGCATATATAGGTAAATATGGCGAAATAACGTCCGTTAAACAATGTAATATATGTCAAGCAGAATTAGATTTAGATAATCCGAGTAACACAagttattttgttattattgatCCATCTACACAAATAAGAGATTTGAttcatttttatgaaaatcattACGATTATGTAGTCAACACAAGAGTCTCAAAGCCTGAATATATAGAAGATGTATACGATGGTAAAGAGTACCGGTCATTCGTTAATTCACTACTGCCAGAAGATAAGCATAGTTACGTAAGTGCTGTTTTTAATACGGATGGAGCTCCAAAATTCAAAAGTTCGCAATATTCGATTTGGCCATTGTACCTTATGTTAAACGAATTACCTAAACAAGACCGAATTAATAAGTTAATCACATGTGGACTATGGTTTAATAAGAAAAAACCTGATATGAGCGTGTTCTTATCAACGTTTGTGGAcgtaattaataaattaactaGTGAAGGAATTTCATgtaatgtaaaaaatgaaaacaaggtCTTAAAACTGCACGTCCTCACATGCTGTGTAGATTCTGTAGCTAGAGCTCCTGTTCAGGGCATTAAACAGTTTAATGGTAAATACGGATGCAGTTGGTGCCTGCATCCGGGAGAATGGGCTGAAGGTAGTATGCGGTATCCTTTATTAACATATTATGTGAATGATCGAGATCATGAAAAAACCGTTAATGATATGTTACATGCAACTCCTGATAATCCTATTAATGGTATTAAATACCCATCACCTCTtataaattttccaaaatttaatattatattaggTTTTACTGTTGATTACCTTCATTGTTGTTTAGAAGGTGTTGCAAGTCAGTTTACAGAATATCACTTGCAATCAATGAGTAAAGATGACATTGAAGAACttgatgaaaaaattaataaaattactgCGCCTCATCAAATTTCACGTTTAAGCCGACCAATAAGTATCAGAAAGGATTGGAAAGCACGTGAATGGGAAAATTATGTTCTATTTTATAGTGTACCGCTTTGA